GCAACCCGGCCCCGATCGCGGCTAATAAATTAGAAATATTGAACTGCCCCACTAGCGGTGACTGGAAGGCGATCGTGCCTTGGGGCGTATGCAACTGCCCCGCTACCCCAGTAGCCCCATAGGTCAAATCGTGCGTCCACAGATCGGCACTGGCATCACTCACGCTGTAGCGCCACACCTGCTCCGGTGGGAGTTGGGCAATCAACTGCTGTCCGTAGAGGTCATCCTGGTTGATGATCGCCCGTCCTTTCAAATAATCCGGACTGAACAACCGCGCCTTAGCTGCAAAGTAGTCCGCCATCGACGGGTGGAAATCCAAGTGATCCTGGGTGAGGTTAGTGAACACCGCCACAGCAAACTCACACCCCAGGACCCGATCTTGGGCCAGAGCATGGGAACTCACCTCCATGACGCCAAACTTGCACCCTGCCGCCACTGCTGCTGCCAATTGACGCTGCAAGTCCACGGCAAAGGGGGTGGTATGGACCGCCGTTTGTTGAAATCCTGGCCAGCGGGTATAGAGCGTACCCAGTAAGGCGGTGGGATGCTGACTCGCGCTCAAAAAGAAATCAATCAGGTGGGTTGTCGTTGTTTTACCATTAGTACCCGTGACACCCACTAACTTGAGGGCTTGGGTCGGTTGTCCGAAAAACCGGGTAGCCAGTTGTGCGCAGGTAGTTACCACGTCTGGCACGGGAATGATGCACAGATCAGAGGCTTTCTTATGGGCCTTCAGCGTTGCTGCCGCTTGAGGAGAGACGATCGCAGCAATGGCCCCGGCGGCGATCGCACTGGCAGCAAACTCACCGCCATCCACCCGGGTTCCTGGCATCCCGATGAAGAGATCGCCTGCCTGACAGGCAAGGGAATTAGTGCTCAAACCCTTGACCTCTAACGCGAGGGCTGGGTAATCGGGCAGGGTACCTGCCGGGACAAGATCCGTAAGTAAGTCGCGTAACTTCATGCCCAGTCACCTCCAACACACAATATGCAACACATCCGCTCCAACACATCTTGATCCGACCAGCAGCCCACATCCGCTAACCCCTGCTCCTAGTCCCCTAGTCCCCTGTTTGCAGGGAGATGCGGCGATTTGAGGATGGATTTTGATTAATTAGGCATGGGCAGCAAACACTTTCTGTAACATTTGTGTCAACTGATCAACACTGGCACGGGGAGAGAGACGGGGAATCGAGATAGCCCCCGCTTCGCCGATATTTTCATCTGGAATTAGATACAACACTGGGACTGACATCTCGTAGGTTTCCAACCAATCTTGTCGGGTGGTGATGTCCCGCACCTCTAGCTCAAAGTCGAGGGTAGTGATCTGGGCCAGTTTTTCCTTGAGTCCGGCACAGATATGACAACCCGGTTTGGCGTACATAATTAAACGCATACAATTGATCCTCGGCTGGCAGCGATGGTATGGCTGTGTGTGCTTGCAACAAGTTTAGAAGTCTAGCAACAAGTTTAGAAGTTTAGATCGAAGTTTAGATCGTAAGTTTAGCTTGTAACTGAGCACCCCCAACACACGCTTGCGCAAATCCAGTATCTTGTGGTGGGTAT
This DNA window, taken from Trichothermofontia sichuanensis B231, encodes the following:
- a CDS encoding UDP-N-acetylmuramoyl-L-alanyl-D-glutamate--2,6-diaminopimelate ligase yields the protein MKLRDLLTDLVPAGTLPDYPALALEVKGLSTNSLACQAGDLFIGMPGTRVDGGEFAASAIAAGAIAAIVSPQAAATLKAHKKASDLCIIPVPDVVTTCAQLATRFFGQPTQALKLVGVTGTNGKTTTTHLIDFFLSASQHPTALLGTLYTRWPGFQQTAVHTTPFAVDLQRQLAAAVAAGCKFGVMEVSSHALAQDRVLGCEFAVAVFTNLTQDHLDFHPSMADYFAAKARLFSPDYLKGRAIINQDDLYGQQLIAQLPPEQVWRYSVSDASADLWTHDLTYGATGVAGQLHTPQGTIAFQSPLVGQFNISNLLAAIGAGLQLGLSLEAMVQALPHFPGVPGRMQRVQADPDQEITVIVDYAHTPDSLENLLKAARPFIQGQMICVFGCGGDRDRTKRPQMGRIAATLADQVVVTSDNPRTEDPERILQDILAGIPDTVQPIVIADRATAIRTAILQAKPGDGVLIAGKGHEDYQILGTEKIHFDDREQALAGLAAR
- a CDS encoding glutaredoxin family protein, which encodes MRLIMYAKPGCHICAGLKEKLAQITTLDFELEVRDITTRQDWLETYEMSVPVLYLIPDENIGEAGAISIPRLSPRASVDQLTQMLQKVFAAHA